The Corynebacterium simulans genome contains a region encoding:
- a CDS encoding ornithine cyclodeaminase family protein: protein MQIDFLSAEEIYGSFRPTQAVEALRSIVQAGFRPGGDPVRSSLAVDHGSFLMMPAASSELGFGIKLLSLTEAGYRPDLPRIKGIYVLFDPETLAPAQLLDGQAVTNLRTPAVSVATIVDFLEGPGNASATANEPLRVVIFGTGPQGQHHEATLRDCLHGRELEVTFVSRSQPEENHVAEHWAKAESVKAQKAIAAAELIITATSSPEPLVTLGDVRADAIIVALGSHTPDARELSGELVGASTVIVEDLDATFIEGGDVIQAEAEGFIERKDVVSMAEVIRGDVEITRERPIVFKFTGMAWEDLAIARAIASAAQGS from the coding sequence ATGCAAATCGATTTCCTAAGCGCTGAAGAGATCTACGGCTCCTTTCGCCCAACCCAAGCAGTTGAAGCCCTGCGCTCCATCGTGCAGGCAGGGTTCCGCCCCGGTGGGGATCCTGTCCGCAGCTCCCTCGCGGTCGATCACGGTAGCTTCTTGATGATGCCCGCGGCGTCTTCCGAGTTGGGCTTCGGCATCAAGTTGCTTTCGCTTACGGAAGCGGGCTACCGCCCTGATTTGCCACGCATTAAGGGAATTTATGTCCTCTTTGACCCCGAAACACTAGCCCCAGCGCAACTGCTCGATGGTCAAGCGGTGACCAATTTGCGCACTCCCGCGGTTTCGGTTGCCACAATTGTCGATTTTCTGGAAGGCCCCGGCAACGCTTCAGCCACGGCGAACGAGCCGCTGCGCGTTGTCATCTTCGGCACGGGCCCGCAAGGCCAGCATCATGAGGCAACCCTGCGCGATTGTCTGCATGGGCGCGAGCTTGAGGTGACCTTCGTTAGCCGCAGCCAGCCGGAGGAAAACCACGTTGCTGAGCATTGGGCGAAAGCCGAAAGCGTTAAGGCGCAAAAAGCCATCGCCGCGGCCGAATTAATCATCACGGCCACGAGCTCCCCGGAGCCGCTCGTTACGCTTGGCGACGTCCGCGCTGACGCCATCATCGTCGCACTGGGTTCGCACACTCCGGACGCACGCGAGCTTAGCGGCGAACTGGTGGGCGCTTCCACGGTTATCGTCGAAGATTTAGATGCCACGTTCATCGAAGGCGGCGATGTCATTCAGGCAGAGGCCGAAGGGTTTATTGAGCGCAAGGATGTAGTTTCTATGGCGGAGGTAATTCGCGGCGACGTTGAAATAACTCGCGAACGCCCCATCGTGTTCAAGTTCACCGGAATGGCCTGGGAGGATCTGGCTATCGCCCGCGCAATAGCCAGCGCCGCACAGGGCAGTTAA
- the manA gene encoding mannose-6-phosphate isomerase, class I gives MQLLNSATRNYSWGSRTMIPVLKGEPASDTPVAELWFGAHPGDPSTVDGQRLDEVIAAAPAEQLGKRVQQDYGKRLPFLLKILAAAEPLSLQAHPSKAQAEEGFARENEQGIEVSATNRNYKDDNHKPELIVALTEFYAMAGFRPLERTLELLKALECPELEHYLNMLLPEAAAESENLRALFTTWITIPATKRKELIAAIVEAGEKLISRLEAEPADSTDSAAAWMARDMRTVISLNEQYPGDIGVLGALLLNHVVLQPGEAVYLNAGALHAYVSGLGVEIMANSDNVLRGGLTPKFVDVPELVKVLTYESVDDPRVQQKEKSVEETLHGAKAWSYPVPIDEFILDRVELCADDTVELNFDGPAIALCTGGEVELRDNEGQELKLQPGRAAWLPAAEETVVARVAAGEASQLFIARV, from the coding sequence ATGCAGCTGCTCAATAGCGCAACCCGCAACTACTCCTGGGGCTCAAGGACCATGATTCCTGTGCTTAAAGGTGAGCCCGCGAGCGATACCCCGGTAGCCGAGCTCTGGTTCGGCGCGCATCCGGGGGACCCTTCGACCGTTGATGGCCAGCGTCTCGACGAGGTTATTGCAGCCGCTCCGGCGGAGCAGTTGGGCAAGCGCGTGCAGCAAGATTATGGCAAGCGCCTGCCTTTCTTGTTGAAGATATTGGCCGCCGCAGAGCCGCTGTCTTTGCAGGCGCACCCCTCTAAGGCGCAGGCGGAAGAGGGCTTTGCCCGCGAAAATGAGCAGGGTATCGAGGTAAGCGCCACGAACCGCAACTACAAGGATGACAACCACAAGCCGGAGCTCATAGTGGCACTCACTGAGTTCTACGCCATGGCTGGCTTTCGGCCCCTCGAGCGCACGCTGGAGCTGCTGAAGGCTTTGGAATGCCCTGAGCTCGAGCACTACCTGAACATGCTCCTGCCGGAGGCCGCTGCGGAGTCGGAAAACTTGCGCGCGCTGTTTACCACTTGGATCACTATCCCGGCTACAAAGCGTAAGGAGCTCATCGCGGCAATCGTCGAGGCTGGTGAAAAGCTGATCTCGCGCCTTGAAGCAGAACCAGCGGATTCCACGGATTCGGCTGCGGCGTGGATGGCACGCGATATGCGCACAGTCATCAGCCTGAATGAGCAATACCCAGGTGACATCGGTGTCTTGGGAGCGCTGTTGCTCAACCACGTGGTCTTGCAGCCCGGCGAGGCTGTGTACCTCAACGCCGGCGCGCTGCACGCTTATGTCTCGGGCCTTGGCGTGGAGATCATGGCGAACTCCGACAACGTCCTGCGCGGCGGCCTGACCCCGAAGTTCGTGGATGTTCCGGAATTGGTCAAGGTCCTCACTTATGAAAGCGTGGATGATCCGCGCGTGCAGCAAAAAGAGAAGAGCGTAGAAGAAACCCTGCACGGCGCAAAGGCTTGGTCCTATCCGGTGCCGATCGATGAATTCATCTTGGACCGCGTAGAGCTCTGCGCAGACGATACCGTTGAGCTGAACTTCGATGGTCCGGCTATTGCGCTGTGCACTGGTGGGGAAGTGGAGCTGCGTGACAACGAAGGCCAAGAGCTCAAGCTGCAGCCGGGGCGGGCGGCATGGCTGCCAGCAGCAGAGGAGACCGTGGTGGCGCGGGTTGCAGCGGGCGAGGCGAGCCAGCTCTTTATCGCTCGCGTATAA
- the cobA gene encoding uroporphyrinogen-III C-methyltransferase — MVAAESPQIHPVVLIGGGPGAWDLITVRGMHALQEAEIILADHLGPVQQLDKLCDVASKELIDVSKLPYKRQTSQEKINELLIEHALAGRKVARLKGGDPYVFGRGFEELQALTAASIPVEVVPGVTSAISVPALAGVPVTQRGIVHAFTVVSGHLPPGHAKSLVDWQALAQSGATLSIIMGVKNSAAIAQALINGGRCTSTPVAIIQEGTMASERVYKCVLGDLAETVRKEQVAPPAVFVIGEVAGLNSQDAQ, encoded by the coding sequence ATGGTTGCAGCAGAAAGTCCGCAGATTCACCCCGTCGTTTTGATTGGTGGCGGCCCCGGCGCGTGGGACCTCATCACGGTACGTGGAATGCACGCCTTGCAGGAAGCGGAGATTATCTTGGCGGATCACCTGGGTCCAGTGCAGCAGCTGGACAAGCTGTGCGACGTTGCAAGCAAAGAGCTCATCGATGTCTCCAAGCTGCCGTATAAGCGCCAAACCTCCCAAGAAAAGATCAACGAGCTCCTCATCGAGCATGCGCTTGCCGGCCGGAAAGTAGCCCGCTTGAAAGGTGGCGACCCGTATGTCTTCGGCCGCGGTTTTGAGGAGCTGCAGGCACTTACCGCCGCGTCCATTCCGGTGGAAGTAGTCCCTGGCGTTACCTCCGCCATCTCGGTTCCTGCTTTGGCAGGCGTGCCCGTCACCCAACGCGGCATCGTGCATGCATTCACAGTAGTTTCCGGCCACCTGCCGCCAGGCCACGCCAAGTCTTTGGTGGATTGGCAAGCGCTAGCGCAATCGGGGGCTACGCTCAGCATCATCATGGGCGTGAAGAATTCTGCAGCCATCGCCCAGGCCCTTATCAATGGCGGTCGTTGCACATCGACGCCTGTGGCCATCATCCAGGAGGGCACAATGGCCAGCGAAAGGGTCTACAAGTGCGTCCTCGGGGACCTCGCGGAGACTGTCAGGAAAGAGCAGGTTGCTCCGCCCGCGGTCTTCGTCATCGGCGAGGTCGCCGGGCTAAACAGCCAGGATGCGCAGTAA
- a CDS encoding sulfite exporter TauE/SafE family protein, with protein MRSFILIALAGAAAQLVDGGIGMGFGVTSTTMLLLAGLGPAQASAVVHTAELGTTLVSGISHWRFGNVHWPTVFKLGLPGALAAFLGASVLSNISTAAAAPITALILVGIGTNLVWRFARLQKKPSAYRSKHSAGFLAGLGIVGGFVDATGGGGWGPISTSTMMAIGKEQPRRIVGTVNTAEFLVTFGATAGFLVGLWNDIVANLAAVIALLVGGAVTAPIAAWLISRVNPVVLGGVVGTAIVALNIGKVISGAETYVGWAIAPWRVVAVQILVAVAGVAATAIGALRARAARAAEQAAEEAEHEAHAAFHVVVPHRPRGGRGFKVVAQTAPEPSRAAEYSPLQAN; from the coding sequence ATGCGGTCGTTCATTCTGATTGCTCTAGCCGGCGCTGCGGCTCAGCTTGTCGACGGCGGCATTGGCATGGGCTTCGGCGTAACCTCCACGACCATGCTGCTTTTGGCTGGTCTTGGGCCGGCACAAGCCTCTGCGGTGGTGCACACGGCGGAACTCGGAACGACGCTGGTATCAGGCATTAGCCATTGGCGCTTTGGAAACGTGCATTGGCCAACGGTATTCAAGCTCGGACTGCCCGGGGCGCTCGCGGCCTTTCTGGGGGCGAGCGTGTTGTCTAATATCTCGACTGCGGCTGCGGCGCCGATAACCGCGTTAATTCTTGTAGGCATTGGAACCAACCTCGTGTGGCGTTTCGCGCGCCTGCAAAAGAAGCCTTCGGCCTATCGCAGCAAGCATTCCGCAGGATTTCTAGCAGGTCTAGGGATAGTCGGCGGATTCGTCGATGCCACGGGCGGTGGTGGATGGGGTCCGATATCCACCTCGACGATGATGGCGATTGGTAAAGAGCAGCCGCGGCGCATCGTGGGAACCGTTAATACGGCGGAATTCCTGGTGACTTTCGGTGCGACTGCCGGGTTCCTGGTGGGGTTGTGGAATGACATTGTGGCTAATTTGGCAGCGGTGATTGCGCTGCTGGTTGGCGGGGCGGTTACGGCACCGATTGCCGCTTGGTTGATTTCGCGTGTTAACCCGGTGGTGCTGGGCGGTGTTGTCGGAACTGCAATTGTGGCGCTGAACATCGGCAAGGTGATAAGCGGTGCTGAAACCTACGTCGGTTGGGCCATCGCGCCTTGGCGCGTGGTGGCTGTGCAGATCCTCGTGGCCGTAGCGGGAGTGGCCGCCACGGCGATTGGTGCTTTGCGCGCACGTGCGGCGCGCGCTGCTGAACAAGCTGCCGAGGAGGCAGAGCACGAAGCGCATGCGGCATTTCACGTTGTGGTGCCACACCGCCCGCGCGGGGGTCGCGGCTTCAAGGTGGTGGCGCAAACTGCCCCGGAGCCCAGCCGTGCCGCGGAGTACTCGCCGCTGCAGGCGAACTAA
- a CDS encoding sirohydrochlorin chelatase — MRALITLSHGSRHPAAALGIEALTRKAAALAGATSYEAAYLDFHESDLEAAAQRVAAAGQREAVVVPLLFTRGYHLRVDVPEAIDRAAQSAGLRLLQAEGLGTGADIAELLAARAMAPQTGKKPQHLVIYAVGSSDEKANSAVRDLAANVESLTHLSTSAVFATRGGKEGVAKQVRSHGAVRVLPLFSTAGLLLDLLADSPAQVDSPLGTDLAGVVADRFAHAVGLSTQTHMLAQIG; from the coding sequence ATGAGAGCACTGATTACGCTTTCACATGGTTCGCGCCATCCAGCGGCAGCTCTTGGCATTGAGGCTTTGACGCGAAAGGCGGCGGCACTTGCCGGTGCCACATCCTATGAAGCGGCTTACCTCGACTTTCACGAATCTGACTTGGAAGCTGCAGCGCAACGAGTAGCTGCCGCGGGGCAGAGGGAAGCGGTGGTCGTACCACTGCTGTTTACGCGGGGCTATCACCTGCGCGTGGATGTGCCGGAAGCGATCGATCGCGCTGCGCAATCCGCCGGGCTGCGGCTGCTGCAAGCAGAAGGCTTAGGCACCGGGGCCGACATCGCGGAGCTCCTAGCAGCGCGTGCGATGGCGCCGCAGACAGGTAAGAAGCCACAGCATCTCGTCATCTATGCCGTAGGCTCTTCAGACGAGAAGGCGAATAGCGCTGTGCGCGACCTCGCTGCGAATGTAGAAAGCCTCACTCATCTGTCCACTTCGGCGGTGTTTGCAACACGTGGTGGGAAAGAGGGCGTCGCCAAGCAGGTGCGCAGTCACGGTGCGGTGCGGGTGTTGCCACTGTTTAGCACGGCAGGGCTGTTGCTGGACCTGCTCGCGGATTCCCCTGCGCAGGTAGACTCCCCGCTAGGCACTGACCTTGCTGGGGTCGTTGCTGACCGTTTTGCCCATGCAGTGGGCCTGTCCACCCAGACTCACATGCTTGCACAGATCGGATAA
- a CDS encoding nitrite/sulfite reductase translates to MTTATKPTAKSRTRKPEGQWKIDGTKPLNADEEIKREDGGLSARQRVIDIYSKQGFKSIPPEDLAPRFKWLGLYTQRNQNLGGELTSKLSNAELQDEYFMMRVRFDGGRVSPQQLRTVGEISRDHARSTADFTDRQNIQLHWIQIEDVPGIWEKLRAVGLDTLLGCGDVPRVILGSPVAGVAEDEIIDATPAIDEIVDNYLPREEFHNFPRKFKTAISGNRRQDVTHEIQDIAFVGVDHPEYGPGFDCFVGGGLSTNPMLSQSLGAWVPLERVPEVWAGVARIFRDYGYRRNRNRARLKFLVAEWGIKKFREVLENEYLDAPLADGEPLTVEPGSRDHLGVHRQKDGNFYLGVKPTVGHATGEQLIAIADVAERFGITRIRTTPMKELLFLDVKEDDIPALSRALDETGLYSQPSEFRRGVISCTGLEFCKLAHVTTKARAIELVDILEDTLGDLDMPISIALNGCPNACARSQVSDIGLKGQIVTDSEGNRVEGFQVHLGGALGLSPDWGRKLRGHKVIADEVPDYVIRLVQKYKEQREEGEQFRHWVLRADEGDLQ, encoded by the coding sequence ATGACTACCGCAACGAAACCTACCGCCAAGTCTCGTACGCGCAAGCCAGAGGGACAATGGAAAATCGACGGTACAAAACCGCTTAACGCGGACGAGGAGATCAAGCGTGAGGACGGCGGTCTCTCCGCCCGCCAGCGTGTCATCGATATTTACTCCAAGCAGGGCTTTAAGTCCATCCCGCCGGAAGACCTTGCGCCGCGTTTTAAGTGGCTTGGCCTTTATACCCAGCGCAACCAGAATCTGGGAGGCGAGCTAACCTCCAAGCTCAGCAATGCGGAGTTGCAGGATGAGTACTTCATGATGCGCGTGCGCTTCGACGGCGGTCGCGTCAGCCCGCAGCAGCTGCGCACGGTGGGGGAGATCTCGCGGGATCATGCGCGTTCCACCGCGGATTTCACGGACCGTCAAAACATCCAGCTGCACTGGATTCAGATTGAGGACGTCCCGGGCATCTGGGAAAAGCTGCGCGCGGTGGGCCTCGATACTCTGTTGGGCTGTGGCGACGTTCCCCGCGTCATCTTGGGCTCGCCGGTGGCGGGCGTCGCGGAAGACGAAATCATCGACGCCACCCCGGCCATCGATGAAATCGTGGATAATTACCTCCCGCGCGAGGAGTTCCACAACTTCCCGCGCAAGTTCAAGACGGCCATTTCGGGCAATCGCCGGCAGGACGTTACTCACGAGATTCAGGACATCGCGTTCGTCGGCGTCGATCACCCCGAGTACGGCCCTGGTTTCGACTGCTTCGTCGGCGGCGGCTTGTCCACAAATCCCATGCTTTCCCAGTCCTTGGGCGCTTGGGTGCCGCTTGAGCGTGTGCCGGAGGTGTGGGCCGGCGTGGCTCGCATCTTCCGCGATTATGGCTACCGCCGCAATCGCAATCGAGCGCGCCTGAAGTTCCTCGTCGCTGAGTGGGGCATCAAGAAGTTCCGCGAGGTGCTAGAAAACGAGTACTTGGACGCCCCGCTTGCCGACGGCGAGCCCCTTACCGTCGAGCCTGGCTCCCGCGACCACTTGGGCGTGCATAGGCAAAAGGATGGCAACTTTTATCTCGGCGTCAAGCCCACCGTAGGCCATGCCACGGGCGAGCAACTCATCGCTATTGCCGACGTCGCGGAGCGTTTCGGCATTACCCGCATCCGCACCACGCCGATGAAGGAACTTCTCTTCCTCGACGTCAAGGAAGACGATATTCCGGCTCTTTCGCGGGCGCTCGATGAGACCGGTTTGTACTCGCAGCCATCTGAGTTCCGGCGCGGCGTTATTTCCTGCACCGGCTTAGAGTTCTGCAAGCTTGCGCACGTAACCACGAAGGCCCGGGCGATTGAGCTGGTGGACATCTTGGAAGACACCTTGGGTGACCTCGACATGCCGATTTCCATCGCACTCAACGGCTGCCCGAATGCTTGCGCTCGTTCCCAGGTTTCGGATATTGGACTGAAGGGCCAGATCGTTACTGATTCCGAAGGAAACCGTGTTGAGGGCTTCCAGGTGCATCTGGGCGGCGCGCTCGGGCTCTCCCCGGACTGGGGGCGCAAGCTGCGCGGGCACAAGGTCATCGCGGATGAGGTCCCAGACTATGTAATCCGGTTGGTGCAGAAATATAAGGAGCAGCGCGAGGAAGGCGAGCAGTTCCGCCACTGGGTCCTGCGCGCAGATGAGGGAGATCTGCAGTGA
- a CDS encoding FAD-dependent oxidoreductase encodes MSQAPLKVAVIGAGPAGIYASDILVKKTGGNVEIDLIEQMPAPFGLIRYGVAPDHPRIKGIVNSLHRVLETEQIRLISNVHVGRDLTVAQLQEHYDAVVFATGAVGDRNLDVPGADLEGVHGAGEFVGFYDGNPRFNREWDLSAKEVAVVGVGNVGLDVARILAKTGDELKVTEIPDNVYDSLAKNQAETVRVFGRRGPAQAKFTPLELKELDHSPTINVVVDPEDIDYDEASLEARANSKSQDLVCQTLEGYAIREPKDAPHTLQIHLFEQPVEILGENGKVTGIKTERTELTGDGNVRGTGKFTEWPVQAVYLAVGYRSDAIDTVPFNTDKNVINNDGGHVIEQDDSIVPGLYATGWIKRGPVGLIGNTKSDATETIGMLLEDAEAGKLSHSSDEDITATLSEAGIEFLTWDGWKNLDAAERALGEAEGRERKKYVEWEDMVTHSRG; translated from the coding sequence ATGTCGCAAGCCCCACTGAAGGTAGCCGTCATCGGCGCTGGCCCAGCAGGCATCTACGCCTCTGACATCCTGGTTAAAAAGACCGGTGGCAATGTTGAGATCGATCTCATCGAGCAAATGCCAGCTCCCTTCGGCCTGATCCGCTACGGCGTGGCGCCGGATCACCCACGCATCAAGGGCATCGTCAACTCTCTGCACCGCGTTTTGGAAACCGAGCAAATTCGCCTCATCTCCAACGTGCACGTCGGCCGCGACCTCACGGTGGCACAGCTGCAGGAACATTACGACGCAGTCGTCTTCGCAACCGGCGCTGTCGGCGACCGCAACCTCGACGTCCCAGGCGCAGACCTCGAAGGCGTCCACGGCGCAGGCGAGTTCGTTGGTTTCTACGATGGCAACCCCCGCTTCAACCGCGAGTGGGATCTCAGCGCAAAGGAAGTAGCCGTCGTGGGCGTGGGCAACGTTGGACTCGACGTCGCCCGCATCTTGGCGAAGACCGGCGACGAGCTCAAGGTCACCGAAATCCCAGACAACGTTTATGACTCCCTGGCCAAGAACCAGGCTGAAACGGTCCGCGTTTTCGGCCGCCGCGGCCCCGCACAGGCTAAGTTCACTCCGCTCGAGCTTAAGGAGCTGGACCACTCCCCGACCATCAACGTTGTTGTCGACCCAGAAGACATCGACTACGACGAAGCTTCTCTCGAAGCACGTGCAAACTCTAAGTCCCAGGATCTGGTCTGCCAGACCCTCGAGGGCTACGCCATCCGCGAGCCGAAGGATGCGCCGCACACCCTGCAGATTCACCTCTTCGAGCAGCCGGTCGAAATCCTCGGCGAGAACGGCAAGGTCACCGGCATCAAGACCGAACGCACGGAGCTAACTGGCGACGGCAACGTTCGCGGCACCGGCAAGTTCACCGAGTGGCCTGTCCAGGCTGTTTACCTCGCCGTGGGTTACCGTTCCGATGCCATCGATACCGTTCCTTTCAATACCGACAAAAACGTCATCAACAACGATGGCGGCCACGTCATCGAGCAGGACGACAGCATCGTTCCGGGCCTCTACGCCACGGGCTGGATCAAGCGTGGCCCGGTCGGACTTATTGGCAACACCAAGTCTGATGCGACGGAGACCATCGGTATGTTGCTCGAGGACGCCGAGGCTGGCAAGCTTTCCCACTCCTCCGACGAGGACATCACCGCAACCTTGTCCGAAGCAGGCATCGAGTTCCTGACCTGGGATGGTTGGAAGAACCTCGACGCCGCCGAGCGTGCGCTTGGTGAGGCAGAAGGCCGCGAGCGCAAGAAGTACGTCGAGTGGGAGGACATGGTTACCCACTCCCGCGGCTAA
- a CDS encoding phosphomannomutase/phosphoglucomutase, translated as MRTREQLNAVIKAYDVRGVVGEDIDENFVRDTGAAFAAILREEGEKTVAVGHDMRPSSSALSAAFAEGVASQGLDVVKLNLTSTDELYFAAGSMECAGAMFTASHNPAKYNGIKLCRAGAVPVGQETGLEAIKDMLVDGVPAYDGAAGSVSEREVLSDYANFLRSLVPLESSRPLVVAVDAANGMGGHTVPAVFEGLPFDVRELFFELDGTFPNHEANPLDPKNLVDLQAFVKEQKADIGLAFDGDADRCFVVDENGDAVSPSAICALVAERYLKKFPGSTIIHNLITSKTVPELIAENGGKAVRTRVGHSFIKAQMAKEKAAFGGEHSAHYYFQEFWNADSGMLAAMHVLAALGESDKPLSELMAQYSRYEASGEINSTVEDQKAATQAVLDGLAEEIESVDELDGVTVELKGTDAWFNVRASNTEPLLRLNVEAKTADEVDAIVEKVLGIIRA; from the coding sequence ATGCGTACTCGTGAACAGCTAAACGCCGTTATTAAGGCCTATGACGTCCGTGGCGTCGTGGGTGAAGACATTGATGAGAATTTCGTCCGCGACACTGGTGCTGCTTTCGCCGCTATTTTGCGCGAAGAAGGCGAGAAGACGGTGGCTGTGGGCCACGATATGCGTCCTTCTTCGTCGGCGTTGTCCGCTGCCTTTGCTGAAGGCGTAGCTTCGCAGGGCCTGGACGTGGTGAAGCTGAACTTGACCTCCACTGATGAGCTCTACTTTGCAGCAGGGTCCATGGAATGCGCTGGCGCGATGTTTACCGCCTCGCATAACCCAGCTAAGTACAACGGCATCAAGCTTTGTCGCGCCGGTGCTGTCCCGGTGGGGCAGGAGACTGGCCTGGAAGCAATCAAGGACATGCTCGTAGATGGTGTTCCAGCCTACGACGGCGCCGCAGGCTCCGTCTCCGAGCGTGAGGTCCTGTCTGACTACGCAAACTTCTTGCGCTCTTTGGTTCCGCTGGAGTCTTCCCGCCCGCTCGTTGTGGCCGTGGATGCAGCAAACGGTATGGGCGGACACACGGTTCCGGCGGTCTTCGAGGGCCTTCCTTTTGACGTGCGCGAGCTGTTCTTCGAGCTAGATGGCACCTTCCCGAATCACGAGGCTAATCCTTTGGACCCGAAGAACCTCGTGGACCTGCAAGCCTTTGTGAAGGAGCAGAAGGCAGACATCGGACTCGCCTTCGATGGCGACGCCGATCGCTGCTTCGTGGTCGATGAAAACGGCGATGCAGTTTCGCCTTCTGCTATCTGTGCACTTGTTGCGGAGCGCTACCTCAAGAAGTTCCCCGGCTCGACCATCATTCACAACCTGATCACCTCCAAGACGGTCCCAGAGCTTATTGCTGAAAACGGCGGCAAGGCTGTGCGTACCCGCGTGGGTCACTCCTTCATCAAGGCCCAGATGGCCAAGGAGAAGGCTGCCTTCGGTGGTGAGCACTCTGCGCACTACTACTTCCAGGAGTTCTGGAACGCGGACTCGGGCATGCTCGCTGCGATGCACGTGCTAGCTGCGTTGGGCGAATCCGATAAGCCGCTTTCTGAACTCATGGCGCAGTACTCGCGTTACGAAGCCTCTGGTGAGATTAACTCCACCGTGGAGGATCAGAAGGCTGCTACGCAGGCAGTGCTCGACGGTTTGGCTGAGGAGATTGAGTCCGTCGACGAGCTCGACGGCGTGACCGTGGAGCTGAAGGGCACCGATGCGTGGTTCAACGTGCGTGCTTCCAACACTGAGCCGCTGTTGCGACTAAACGTTGAGGCAAAGACTGCTGATGAGGTCGATGCCATAGTGGAGAAGGTTCTCGGCATTATCCGCGCTTAG
- a CDS encoding DUF3499 domain-containing protein, whose product MNHSRHCSRPGCGKPAVATLTYAYSQQTAVVGPLAEETDPHSWDLCEKHSSRITAPIGWEMVRVDRIELDEEDDLMALAEAVREGGRVTTGLVEDGSGSGQDPIDYAANFDGADPDSSNHPVFRTRRVSEAKQRRRAHLSVVPDDASTQDATESAAGGRHRLKED is encoded by the coding sequence GTGAATCATTCTCGTCATTGCTCTCGTCCAGGCTGCGGCAAACCCGCCGTGGCAACTTTGACCTACGCGTATTCACAGCAGACGGCCGTCGTAGGCCCGCTCGCGGAGGAGACTGATCCGCATAGCTGGGACTTGTGCGAAAAGCACAGCTCCCGCATCACCGCTCCCATCGGCTGGGAGATGGTGCGTGTGGACCGCATTGAGCTTGACGAGGAAGACGACCTCATGGCCCTGGCCGAGGCAGTTCGCGAGGGCGGGCGCGTCACTACCGGCCTAGTGGAAGATGGTTCGGGCTCCGGTCAAGACCCCATTGACTACGCCGCCAACTTTGATGGCGCCGATCCTGATAGCTCCAACCACCCGGTCTTCCGCACGCGCCGCGTAAGCGAGGCAAAGCAGCGTCGCCGAGCACACTTGAGCGTCGTGCCTGACGACGCCTCGACTCAGGACGCCACCGAATCCGCCGCGGGCGGCCGTCATCGCTTGAAAGAGGACTAG
- a CDS encoding metallopeptidase family protein — protein sequence MTMRRPHTRPFRDRRGRGMHGPLLPQSTPRFRSKSERFDMAVLEAYAPIQNAFAEQLAGLDLAVDTVPRMRLSADMTVLPEEIIADGPVPLGRVVPAGVDAAGHPTRARMVIFRMPIEERAETSSERAELLGTVLTALVANYLNLDPQDVDPRFSW from the coding sequence ATGACCATGCGCCGCCCCCACACTCGTCCGTTCCGCGACCGCCGCGGAAGGGGTATGCACGGACCGCTTTTGCCACAATCGACGCCGCGTTTCCGCAGCAAGAGCGAGCGCTTCGACATGGCCGTACTCGAGGCCTATGCCCCCATCCAGAATGCTTTTGCAGAGCAGCTCGCCGGATTGGACTTGGCGGTGGACACGGTTCCACGCATGCGGCTTTCTGCTGATATGACGGTCCTGCCGGAAGAGATCATCGCCGACGGCCCGGTACCTTTAGGCCGGGTTGTCCCTGCTGGCGTTGACGCTGCCGGCCACCCAACACGCGCCCGCATGGTAATTTTCCGGATGCCCATCGAGGAGCGTGCCGAAACATCTAGCGAACGCGCAGAGTTGCTAGGCACGGTTCTAACTGCGTTGGTGGCCAATTACCTCAACCTTGATCCGCAGGACGTTGATCCTCGGTTTAGCTGGTAA
- a CDS encoding WhiB family transcriptional regulator, with protein MSLDELFGAVEQEWQDQALCAQTDPEAFFPEKGGSTREAKRICQACAVRDECLEYALEHDERFGIWGGLSDRERRRLKREIG; from the coding sequence ATGTCTCTCGATGAGCTTTTTGGCGCCGTCGAGCAGGAGTGGCAAGACCAGGCACTGTGCGCGCAGACCGATCCTGAAGCCTTCTTTCCGGAGAAGGGAGGCTCCACCCGCGAAGCCAAGCGTATCTGCCAGGCTTGTGCGGTGCGAGATGAGTGTCTCGAGTATGCACTAGAGCATGACGAGCGCTTCGGAATCTGGGGCGGACTGTCTGATCGTGAACGCCGCCGCCTCAAGCGCGAGATTGGTTAA